Proteins encoded by one window of Myripristis murdjan chromosome 1, fMyrMur1.1, whole genome shotgun sequence:
- the LOC115359086 gene encoding potassium/sodium hyperpolarization-activated cyclic nucleotide-gated channel 2-like isoform X1 — MAAAPPPPPPLPPQKVSLTPRRCDPPVPQHAAMPYFFDEDHPVQETSPALGAQNGIQAAADPQAQPQTTSPPPLLPGQAGGPSGPEDKKCPVQETDPAPQAQNGSQVNLVQLQGAAGAAGQRADMTVNTLMDQAGED; from the exons ATG gctgcagctcctcctccaccaccaccccttCCTCCACAGAAAGTATCCCTGACTCCTAGGCGCTGCGATCCACCAGTCCCTCAGCATGCGGCCATGCCCTACTTTTTTGATGAGGACCACCCAGTCCAGGAGACAAGTCCTGCACTAGGCGCCCAAAATGGCATTCAG GCAGCAGCTGATCCACAGGCGCAACCTCAAACCACCTCTCCACCTCCACTGCTCCCAGGACAAGCAGGCGGTCCCTCTGGTCCTGAGGACAAAAAGTGTCCCGTCCAGGAAACTGACCCAGCACCACAAGCTCAAAATGGTTCACAG GTAAACCTTGTCCAGCTTCAAGGAGCTGCAGGGGCCGCAGGACAGAGGGCCGACATGACGGTAAACACTCTGATGGACCAGGCTGGAGAGGACTGA
- the LOC115359086 gene encoding formin-like protein 3 isoform X2, which translates to MAAAPPPPPPLPPQKVSLTPRRCDPPVPQHAAMPYFFDEDHPVQETSPALGAQNGIQAAADPQAQPQTTSPPPLLPGQAGGPSGPEDKKCPVQETDPAPQAQNGSQLQGAAGAAGQRADMTVNTLMDQAGED; encoded by the exons ATG gctgcagctcctcctccaccaccaccccttCCTCCACAGAAAGTATCCCTGACTCCTAGGCGCTGCGATCCACCAGTCCCTCAGCATGCGGCCATGCCCTACTTTTTTGATGAGGACCACCCAGTCCAGGAGACAAGTCCTGCACTAGGCGCCCAAAATGGCATTCAG GCAGCAGCTGATCCACAGGCGCAACCTCAAACCACCTCTCCACCTCCACTGCTCCCAGGACAAGCAGGCGGTCCCTCTGGTCCTGAGGACAAAAAGTGTCCCGTCCAGGAAACTGACCCAGCACCACAAGCTCAAAATGGTTCACAG CTTCAAGGAGCTGCAGGGGCCGCAGGACAGAGGGCCGACATGACGGTAAACACTCTGATGGACCAGGCTGGAGAGGACTGA